CACCGGCGAAGCCGTGAACGACGCGGCCCAGGCGACGGGCGAGGCCGTGAATGACGCCGCCCAGGCCACGGGCGAAGCGGTGAACAACGCGGGTGAAGCCGTGAACAACGCCGTGGACCCCAACGGCGACGGCGTGGTGGACAGCAACAACGACGGCGTGGCCGATACCCGCCAGTTCCCCTGGGGGCTGCTGGGCCTGCTGGGTCTGGCGGGCCTGCTGGGCCGCAACCGCCACCACACCACCACCACGACCTACACCACCGGTACCACCACCGGCCACACCACCGACCGCCGCTAAGCCTCCAGCAGCAGGGACCCCGGCACGCGCTGGGGTCCCCACTTTTTCTGCTGTTTAGCCCTTGGTGAGAATCCGCACGCTGAGAATCTGGTCAGCCACAGCGCCTTCAACTGGCGTCTCCTGGCCGGTGCTGGTGTCACTGGTGCGCGTCAGCTTGGGCAGCACGTCGTCGCCCGTGACCACCTTGCCAAAGATGGTGTGCTTGCCGTTCAGGCCCTCGGTGGGCCCAAAGGTGATGAAAAACTGGCTGCCGTTGGTGGCAGGGCCGCTGTTGGCCATGGCCAGAATGCCGGCAGCGTCGAAGGTGAGGCGGGTGCGGAATTCGTCGGCGAACTGGTAGCCGGGGCCGCCCGTACCCCACTCGGCCTTCTTGGCCTCGTCCACGCTCTTGGGGTCGCCGGACTGCGCCATAAAGCCATCAATGACGCGGTGAAAGCGAATGCCGTCGAAGTAGTGGTTGCGCGCCAGAAACACGAAGTTGTTGACCGTCACCGGGGTTTCCTGCTCGTACAGGTCAGCCAGAATCTGGCCCCGGTTGGTGTCGATCAGGGCGTAGTAGTCCTTGCCGTCTTCCAGGCTCAGGGCGGGCTCGGCCTTGAATTCGCGCACGGGCGTCTTGCTCAGCTCGGGCACAGCGGTGTAGCCGGCCGGCACCGGGCCGGGGGTGGTGACAGCCTGGGCAGCAGGCTTGGTCGTCTCGTCGCTCTTGTCGGTCTTCTCTGTGGTTTCG
The DNA window shown above is from Deinococcus aquaedulcis and carries:
- a CDS encoding peptidylprolyl isomerase gives rise to the protein MKHAALILTALLALTACQPKEKAETTTETTTETKTDPAAETTEKTDKSDETTKPAAQAVTTPGPVPAGYTAVPELSKTPVREFKAEPALSLEDGKDYYALIDTNRGQILADLYEQETPVTVNNFVFLARNHYFDGIRFHRVIDGFMAQSGDPKSVDEAKKAEWGTGGPGYQFADEFRTRLTFDAAGILAMANSGPATNGSQFFITFGPTEGLNGKHTIFGKVVTGDDVLPKLTRTSDTSTGQETPVEGAVADQILSVRILTKG